Proteins encoded by one window of Deinococcus radiodurans R1 = ATCC 13939 = DSM 20539:
- a CDS encoding ATP-binding protein: MTLTPQELQTYLAALVRQNLQIATMIWGPPGVGKSSVVAQVARQHDLDFVDVRLSQLAPTDLRGLPVPEADAQGSGVSRWYPPEFLPRAGAGILFLDEVNMAPPTMQGMAQQLILDRRVGSYELPDGWFVWAAGNRKEDRASVFDMPAPLANRFLHLTVRPDFDSWRSYALAKGLHEHVIAFLTFRPELLWRLDPQQPAWPSPRSWEMAAQLHRAGLDASSAIGEAAGAEFAAFVRLFEQLPDLGTVLSGAGAGLKLPDEPSVRYAAVVGLAARAADAEEAYRAFTWLADSAGPEWLQLYVATLVSKFQALGQLGELAGLLGRDPRLAELVQGALSLAEG, encoded by the coding sequence ATGACCCTGACTCCCCAAGAACTCCAAACTTACCTTGCGGCGCTCGTGCGCCAGAATCTTCAGATCGCCACCATGATCTGGGGCCCGCCCGGCGTGGGCAAAAGCAGCGTGGTGGCGCAGGTGGCGCGGCAACACGACCTCGACTTCGTAGACGTGCGGCTCTCGCAGCTCGCCCCCACCGACCTGCGCGGCCTGCCGGTGCCCGAAGCCGACGCTCAGGGCAGTGGCGTGAGCCGCTGGTATCCGCCCGAATTCTTGCCGCGTGCGGGCGCGGGCATCCTCTTTCTGGACGAGGTGAATATGGCGCCGCCCACCATGCAGGGGATGGCGCAGCAACTCATCCTCGACCGCCGGGTGGGCAGCTACGAACTGCCGGACGGCTGGTTCGTGTGGGCCGCCGGCAACCGCAAGGAAGACCGCGCCAGCGTGTTCGACATGCCCGCGCCGCTCGCCAACCGTTTCCTGCACCTCACCGTGCGGCCCGACTTCGACTCGTGGCGCTCGTATGCGCTGGCAAAAGGTCTGCACGAGCATGTCATCGCCTTCCTGACCTTCCGCCCGGAGTTGCTGTGGCGCCTCGACCCGCAGCAGCCCGCCTGGCCCAGCCCGCGCTCGTGGGAGATGGCCGCGCAACTGCACCGCGCCGGGCTCGACGCTTCTTCGGCCATTGGGGAAGCAGCGGGAGCCGAGTTTGCGGCGTTCGTGCGGCTGTTCGAGCAACTCCCCGACCTCGGTACGGTCCTGAGCGGCGCGGGCGCGGGGCTCAAGCTGCCCGACGAGCCGAGCGTGCGTTATGCCGCCGTGGTGGGGCTCGCCGCCCGCGCTGCCGATGCGGAAGAAGCCTATCGGGCGTTTACCTGGCTGGCCGACAGCGCCGGGCCGGAGTGGCTGCAACTCTACGTCGCCACGCTGGTGAGCAAGTTCCAGGCCCTCGGGCAACTCGGCGAGCTTGCCGGGCTGCTGGGCCGTGACCCCCGGCTGGCGGAACTCGTGCAGGGGGCCCTGAGTCTGGCCGAGGGCTGA
- a CDS encoding hybrid sensor histidine kinase/response regulator: MHLEDSELDHELVSMALEGDLGRDLTIQRVEDEEGFLTALRESPPHIVLSDFALPGYDGLSAFHAAHQLEPNLPFIIVTGAMGEEVAVDTLRQGVTDYILKARLERLAPAVNRALAEADARLSRERAEQEVRALNASLQLRLEEVERLRGTTERQNQRLEVQARQLEEALNLQKTFLAETSHELRTPLTALLGYLRRAEREAGGSQVLQDAQRVAENMTRLVNDLLQLSRGELVQSIEMHFVNLGNVLRQVGRDYGVEADAADCEIVGDPGRLTQVFANLVSNGIRVSGGPDKVQLVLNLRPGEAEVLVVDHGPGVPDDIKPRIFDKFYRGKEAGSAGLGLTIAQQVVTAHAGAIDVLDTPGGGATFRVRLPLPDDEGDEDFA, translated from the coding sequence TTGCATCTGGAAGACAGCGAACTCGACCACGAGCTCGTCAGCATGGCGCTTGAAGGCGACCTGGGCCGTGACCTTACCATTCAGCGGGTCGAGGACGAGGAAGGCTTCCTGACCGCCCTGCGCGAGTCGCCGCCGCACATCGTCCTGAGCGACTTCGCGCTGCCGGGCTACGACGGCCTGAGCGCCTTTCATGCCGCGCACCAGCTCGAACCCAACCTGCCCTTCATCATCGTGACCGGGGCGATGGGCGAGGAAGTGGCGGTGGACACGCTGCGCCAGGGCGTGACCGATTACATCCTCAAGGCGCGCCTCGAACGGCTGGCCCCCGCTGTGAACCGCGCGCTGGCCGAGGCCGACGCCCGGCTCTCGCGCGAGCGGGCCGAGCAGGAGGTGCGCGCCCTGAACGCCAGCCTGCAATTGCGCCTGGAGGAAGTCGAGCGGCTGCGCGGCACCACCGAGCGCCAGAACCAGCGGTTGGAGGTGCAGGCGCGGCAACTCGAAGAAGCGCTCAACCTGCAAAAGACCTTCCTGGCCGAAACCAGCCACGAACTGCGGACGCCGCTGACCGCCCTGCTCGGCTACCTGCGCCGCGCCGAGCGTGAGGCGGGCGGCTCGCAGGTGCTGCAAGACGCGCAGCGCGTCGCCGAGAACATGACCCGGCTCGTCAACGACCTGCTGCAACTCTCACGCGGTGAACTCGTCCAGAGCATCGAGATGCACTTCGTCAATCTCGGCAACGTGCTGCGGCAGGTCGGACGCGACTACGGCGTGGAGGCCGACGCGGCCGACTGCGAAATCGTGGGCGACCCCGGGCGCCTGACCCAGGTCTTTGCCAACCTCGTCAGCAACGGCATTCGCGTGAGCGGCGGCCCCGACAAGGTGCAGCTCGTCCTCAACTTGCGTCCCGGTGAGGCCGAAGTGCTGGTCGTGGACCATGGCCCTGGCGTTCCCGACGACATCAAGCCGCGCATTTTCGACAAGTTCTACCGGGGCAAGGAAGCCGGTTCAGCCGGTCTGGGCCTCACCATCGCGCAGCAGGTGGTCACCGCCCACGCCGGGGCCATCGACGTGCTCGACACCCCTGGCGGCGGCGCCACCTTCCGCGTGCGTTTGCCACTGCCTGACGACGAGGGGGACGAGGATTTCGCCTAA
- a CDS encoding PAS domain S-box protein, with the protein MSGFNRRQESRARLRAHFLPWAHWLPVLILGVILLSSLTAAGLVSRLTHEQQQARFAREITAHTSALRGRINDFGKLLVATRAFWLSQADPPTPSRFRSFSAGLDLGERYSDVQALGFVRWSETRLTPPRLSPSSLSPLRPDVPDGGIAIFPLQTKQPYRAPIQFIAPPNAVNLRALGFDMYSEPLRRAAMDSGRLSSEMHATYPLHLVQGGVNGTPQSGFLLFMPVWRAADGSAAQPGQGQLLGFVYLAIRSAEFVQSLDESYGHDRPTSRILLAGRPLLGEEGLSPAAPGLVAQPPLQLAGQTWQVSYAPPATFASEPLNWLSPLLALLGLVASGGAFLISRAQVVARESAEAANRELSELERRQQQARAEFEAIFHAMQDAAAFTDDQGRVRLVNRAMAEQFRTPANELVGHPLTMLHVDRRLDDRASFQSITTPYQRSDGSRFYGEAQRNEVLGPQNRLLGHLEVVRDVSERVAADQALRDEERRSRAILDTIPHMLWVSGPQGEITYVNTQHREQLGELGVRSRLDPADVPAYDLMWHEAYIHLSTARSTVQIRVGPDGEERRWFEVRVAPLLDEDGQAREWVASATDIHDRLLAERDAQTNEARYRGVVEGMPQIVWLADPQGQATYFNRRWEEYVGPQAGTDLIAALHPDDREDYRLRWAQAISSGRPFEAEHRLRNELGEYRTFVTRGLPIRGSQGEVLEWVGTTTDVDDSVYAENAARLLADVTEALVVRAGDPLAQRRERYEAVLELVMSRLMEAGTIWTLARPGEEPSPDGVELTELASCASNPDWRLPHIVQTVRVLAQRVAQTREPEYVLTHPLLHAVEVSGGVLQPLVGMDGTVHGVLGLAHRHPLHDRDHELIFEIASRLTTALENDTLREQATDAQHELRQLNQSLEERVQRRTLELEEANRELEAFSYSVSHDLRTPLRHIVGFGDLLRKDSAEALSPKSQRYLGVITDAAGRMSGLIDSLLEFSRMGRQPLRLVPVDLTELVERVWQNLEPDRQGREVRLTLRPLPQVPGDPALLELVFQNLLSNALKYSRTREVAQVTVAASEDGGAARITVTDNGVGFDPKYTDKLFGVFQRLHRAEEFDGIGIGLANVRRIVTRHGGQVSGSSVPGEGATFTVVLPLRQEQES; encoded by the coding sequence GTGAGCGGGTTCAACCGTCGCCAGGAGAGCCGGGCGCGTTTGCGAGCGCACTTTCTGCCCTGGGCGCACTGGCTGCCGGTCCTGATTCTGGGCGTGATTCTGCTGTCGTCGCTCACGGCGGCGGGTCTGGTGTCCCGGCTCACGCACGAGCAGCAGCAGGCCCGCTTTGCCCGTGAGATCACCGCGCACACCTCGGCGCTGCGGGGGCGCATCAACGACTTCGGCAAGCTGCTCGTCGCCACCCGCGCCTTCTGGCTGTCGCAGGCGGACCCGCCGACGCCGTCGCGCTTCCGGTCTTTCAGCGCCGGGCTCGACCTCGGTGAGCGCTACTCAGACGTGCAGGCGCTGGGCTTCGTGCGCTGGAGTGAAACGCGCCTGACCCCGCCGCGCCTCTCGCCGAGCAGCCTCTCGCCCCTGCGCCCCGACGTCCCTGATGGCGGCATCGCGATTTTTCCGTTGCAGACGAAGCAGCCCTACCGCGCCCCGATTCAGTTCATCGCGCCGCCGAATGCCGTGAACCTGCGGGCGCTGGGGTTCGACATGTACTCCGAGCCGCTGCGCCGCGCCGCGATGGATTCCGGGCGCCTGAGCAGCGAAATGCACGCCACCTACCCGCTGCATCTCGTGCAGGGCGGGGTCAACGGCACGCCCCAGAGCGGCTTTTTGCTGTTCATGCCGGTGTGGCGGGCCGCCGACGGGAGCGCCGCCCAGCCGGGGCAGGGCCAGTTGCTCGGGTTCGTGTACCTGGCGATTCGCTCGGCAGAGTTCGTGCAGTCGCTCGACGAGAGCTATGGTCATGACCGGCCCACCTCGCGCATCCTGCTTGCCGGGCGCCCGCTGCTGGGGGAGGAGGGGCTGAGTCCGGCAGCTCCGGGGCTGGTCGCGCAGCCGCCGCTGCAACTCGCCGGGCAGACCTGGCAGGTGTCCTACGCGCCGCCTGCGACCTTCGCCAGCGAGCCGCTCAACTGGCTCTCGCCGCTGCTCGCGCTGCTGGGGCTGGTGGCGTCGGGGGGCGCGTTTCTCATCAGCCGCGCACAGGTCGTCGCCCGCGAAAGTGCCGAGGCCGCCAACCGTGAACTCAGCGAACTCGAACGCCGGCAGCAGCAGGCCCGCGCCGAATTCGAGGCGATTTTTCACGCGATGCAGGACGCGGCGGCCTTCACCGACGACCAGGGCCGGGTGCGGCTGGTCAACCGCGCCATGGCCGAGCAGTTCCGCACGCCGGCCAACGAGCTGGTGGGCCACCCCCTGACCATGCTGCATGTGGACCGCCGCCTGGACGACCGCGCCAGCTTTCAGTCCATCACCACGCCCTATCAGCGCAGCGACGGCTCCCGCTTTTACGGCGAAGCGCAGCGCAACGAGGTGCTCGGCCCGCAAAACCGGCTGCTCGGCCACCTCGAAGTGGTGCGCGACGTGTCCGAGCGGGTCGCTGCCGATCAAGCCCTGCGCGACGAGGAGCGGCGCTCGCGGGCGATTCTCGACACCATTCCGCACATGCTGTGGGTGAGCGGTCCGCAGGGCGAAATCACCTACGTCAACACCCAGCACCGCGAGCAGCTCGGTGAGCTGGGTGTTCGCAGCCGACTCGACCCGGCGGACGTGCCCGCCTACGACCTGATGTGGCATGAGGCTTATATCCACCTCAGCACGGCCCGTAGCACGGTGCAGATTCGGGTCGGCCCCGACGGCGAGGAGCGGCGCTGGTTCGAGGTGAGGGTGGCGCCGCTGCTGGACGAAGACGGACAGGCCCGCGAGTGGGTGGCGAGTGCCACCGATATTCATGACCGCCTGCTCGCCGAGCGCGACGCCCAGACGAACGAGGCGCGCTACCGGGGCGTGGTCGAGGGGATGCCGCAGATCGTGTGGCTCGCCGATCCGCAGGGGCAGGCCACCTATTTCAACCGCCGCTGGGAAGAGTACGTGGGGCCGCAGGCCGGCACCGACCTGATCGCCGCGCTGCACCCCGACGACCGCGAGGACTACCGCCTGCGCTGGGCCCAGGCCATCAGCAGCGGGCGACCCTTCGAGGCCGAGCACCGCCTGCGCAACGAGCTGGGCGAGTACCGCACCTTCGTGACGCGTGGCTTGCCGATTCGCGGGAGCCAGGGCGAAGTTCTCGAATGGGTCGGCACCACCACCGACGTGGACGACAGCGTGTACGCCGAGAACGCCGCCCGACTGCTCGCCGACGTGACCGAGGCGCTGGTGGTCCGTGCCGGTGACCCGCTGGCGCAGCGCCGCGAACGCTACGAGGCGGTCCTTGAACTCGTCATGTCGCGGCTGATGGAAGCGGGCACGATCTGGACGCTGGCACGTCCGGGCGAGGAGCCGTCGCCAGACGGAGTGGAACTCACCGAACTCGCCTCCTGCGCAAGCAACCCCGACTGGCGGCTGCCGCACATCGTGCAGACGGTCCGCGTGCTCGCCCAGCGGGTGGCCCAAACGCGCGAACCCGAATACGTGCTGACCCACCCGCTGCTGCACGCGGTCGAGGTGTCGGGCGGCGTGTTGCAGCCGCTCGTCGGCATGGACGGCACGGTCCACGGCGTACTGGGGCTGGCGCACCGGCACCCGCTGCATGACCGTGACCACGAACTCATTTTCGAAATCGCCTCGCGCCTGACCACCGCGCTGGAAAACGACACGCTGCGTGAACAGGCCACCGATGCCCAGCACGAGCTGAGGCAGCTCAACCAATCACTCGAAGAGCGGGTGCAGCGCCGCACCCTCGAACTCGAAGAAGCCAACCGCGAACTCGAAGCGTTCAGTTACTCGGTCAGCCACGACCTGCGCACGCCGCTGCGGCACATCGTGGGTTTTGGCGACCTGCTGCGCAAAGACAGCGCCGAGGCCCTGAGCCCCAAGAGCCAGCGCTACCTCGGCGTGATTACCGACGCCGCCGGGCGCATGAGCGGCCTGATCGACTCGCTGTTGGAGTTCTCGCGCATGGGCCGCCAGCCGCTGCGGCTGGTGCCGGTGGACCTCACCGAACTGGTGGAGCGGGTGTGGCAAAACCTCGAACCCGACCGCCAGGGCCGCGAGGTGCGGCTCACGCTGCGTCCGCTGCCGCAGGTGCCCGGCGACCCGGCGCTGCTCGAACTCGTCTTCCAGAACCTGCTCTCCAACGCCCTGAAATACAGCCGCACCCGCGAGGTTGCGCAGGTCACGGTGGCCGCGAGCGAGGACGGCGGCGCGGCGCGCATCACCGTGACCGACAACGGCGTGGGCTTCGATCCCAAATACACCGATAAACTGTTCGGCGTGTTTCAACGTTTACATCGTGCCGAAGAATTCGACGGCATCGGCATCGGCCTCGCCAACGTGCGCCGCATCGTGACCCGTCACGGCGGTCAGGTCAGCGGTTCCTCGGTTCCCGGCGAGGGCGCGACCTTCACCGTCGTGCTGCCGCTGCGCCAGGAGCAGGAATCGTGA
- a CDS encoding DUF6582 domain-containing protein, producing the protein MAELSEKKRDDLSDHDFAYIDAHGGRHLPIHDEEHVRNAAARFDQTHFTSDKDRAGAASKIKAAAKRHGVDLDPDDAVMKAK; encoded by the coding sequence ATGGCTGAACTCAGCGAGAAAAAGCGCGACGACCTGTCCGACCACGACTTCGCCTACATCGACGCGCACGGTGGCCGTCACCTGCCCATCCACGACGAAGAGCACGTCCGCAACGCTGCTGCCCGCTTCGACCAGACCCATTTCACCAGCGACAAAGACCGCGCCGGAGCCGCCAGCAAAATCAAGGCAGCGGCCAAGCGCCACGGCGTCGACCTTGACCCTGACGACGCGGTGATGAAGGCCAAGTAA
- a CDS encoding shikimate dehydrogenase family protein, with protein MNVSAPDPSASVPARSGSGPRRAFLFADPAAHSLSPRMHRAAFAWAGLNGTYDAERVPAPELPTAMARLRAPDVLGANLSLPHKEAALPLLDGLSDAARAIGAVNTVIHRAGQLYGDNTDAPGLLQALAGSGLTGRLGAADRVVVLGAGGAARAAVYAGAVILGREVWVVNRTPARARALAAGWQGGGEVRAAGPGEVPWGQVGLVINSSSAGLDNPEETPLPGFDFGQLPAHAGVYDMVYKPRRTRLMRDAEAAGLPAENGLGMLAQQARLAFTAWTGVDVPVSVFLAALEAPATGRGAGDAARTEATR; from the coding sequence GTGAATGTGTCCGCCCCCGACCCGTCCGCCTCTGTCCCTGCCCGGAGCGGCTCCGGTCCCCGCCGCGCTTTTTTGTTCGCTGACCCGGCGGCGCACTCGCTCTCGCCCCGGATGCACCGCGCCGCGTTCGCCTGGGCGGGACTGAACGGCACCTACGACGCCGAGCGGGTGCCCGCTCCCGAGTTGCCGACGGCGATGGCCCGGCTGCGGGCGCCGGACGTACTCGGCGCCAACCTCAGCCTGCCGCACAAGGAAGCCGCGCTGCCGCTGCTCGACGGGCTGTCGGACGCGGCCCGCGCCATCGGGGCCGTGAACACCGTGATTCACCGCGCTGGGCAACTTTATGGTGACAACACCGACGCGCCGGGGCTGTTGCAGGCCCTCGCAGGCAGCGGGCTGACTGGGCGGCTGGGCGCCGCAGACCGGGTGGTCGTTCTCGGGGCCGGCGGCGCGGCGCGGGCGGCGGTGTACGCCGGGGCGGTGATTCTGGGCCGCGAGGTCTGGGTGGTCAACCGCACCCCGGCGCGGGCGCGGGCGCTCGCTGCGGGGTGGCAGGGTGGAGGAGAGGTCCGCGCTGCCGGGCCCGGTGAGGTGCCGTGGGGGCAGGTCGGCCTCGTCATCAACAGCAGCAGCGCCGGGCTGGACAACCCCGAAGAAACGCCGCTTCCCGGCTTCGACTTCGGACAGCTGCCGGCCCACGCCGGGGTGTACGACATGGTGTACAAGCCGCGCCGAACCCGATTGATGCGCGACGCCGAGGCCGCCGGGCTGCCTGCTGAAAACGGCCTGGGGATGCTGGCGCAGCAGGCCCGGCTGGCGTTTACCGCCTGGACCGGGGTAGACGTGCCGGTTTCGGTCTTTCTGGCCGCGCTGGAAGCTCCGGCTACAGGGCGTGGCGCAGGCGACGCCGCCCGTACTGAGGCCACACGGTGA
- a CDS encoding OsmC family protein, which yields MSTKKTLNVTWLGEQRYLGVSESGHQLLIDNSPVKVGVSPMEALLGALATCTAYDVVEIMKKRRTPLASYRIEVEGERADTDPKRYTRITVRHIAAGEGVTAEALSKAAHLSHEKYCSVAASLNSEIVVEAELAGEPAAS from the coding sequence ATGAGCACAAAAAAAACACTGAACGTGACCTGGCTCGGTGAACAGCGCTACCTCGGCGTCAGCGAGAGCGGGCACCAGCTTTTGATCGACAACAGCCCCGTCAAGGTGGGCGTTTCGCCGATGGAAGCGCTGCTCGGCGCCCTGGCGACCTGCACCGCCTACGATGTGGTGGAGATCATGAAAAAGCGCCGCACGCCGCTGGCGAGCTACCGCATTGAGGTCGAGGGCGAGCGCGCCGACACCGACCCCAAGCGCTACACCCGCATCACCGTGCGCCACATCGCGGCGGGCGAGGGTGTGACCGCCGAGGCGCTGAGCAAGGCCGCGCACCTCAGCCACGAAAAATACTGCTCGGTGGCGGCCAGCCTCAACAGCGAAATCGTGGTCGAGGCCGAGCTGGCTGGCGAGCCCGCCGCCTCGTGA